In Eleginops maclovinus isolate JMC-PN-2008 ecotype Puerto Natales chromosome 19, JC_Emac_rtc_rv5, whole genome shotgun sequence, the sequence CATCACAAATAAAAGCTTACACCCCCAGTTATGAAGTTGTATCTCACCGGAAATGGTTAAAGTTACAAATCACACATGTTTCGATTGTTAGCTTACGGCTATGTTCCCGATAGTCAAAGTGTAGCTCCTGCTAGGCTAGTAGCTTCGTGTCTATCAGTGAAGTAAAGCTAACTGCAGAAGATTAACAAAGACAACAACTGTCCCTTAACCCTGGTACTTTGCCCTGATGTACACTGGACTACAGCCAATACAGTTAATTATCTCTCGGCTGTTGATTTTTGTGCTAAACATTAATCTATTAACTGTGTTTAGGTGGATAGATTGAACTTTATTCTGTCTGACattattttgttacagcagcaatgAGTTCAGGCgttgaaacattaaaaaaataattttgttttgctgatgaCTTAATGGTTAGACATCTTGTAAAATAACTGCTCAACTTGATTCTGCCTGGCTCAGCATGTTGTGTAACATCCTGTTGTTACTTTTTCCTGTCTTCCAGTGTGCCAGATGTATGCAGTGCGACACCAAGTTTGACTTCATCAGAAGAAaggttggttttgtttttgcaaacaCGGCCATGTCAACAAATCACAGCTTTATCTGATACACATGCAAGTAGAAAATAAGAATTAGAGGCTTGTGAAGTGTTGTGAAGCCTGAGGTTGTTTACTCCGCCACTTGGCTTCTGTTAATTTACTTTGGCACCCAGAGGGCTCTGTGGTGACTGTTTTTCCTGTAACTACTGACATAATAACACTCTATCTGTGCCTCTGCTCTTTCCACATCTCTTTCCATATTTTCcataaaacatttctgtttacAGCAAAATCAGTTCAGTAAGTTTTTTGCTGATACTTTATTAACCTTTCTAGCTACCTTTATTACTGTCTGCATTTAACTTAACTTACTATTCATTTCCTAGTTCTCTGTTTTattcctctgcatttatttgaGTATTCTAGGTTCTCTACATTGAGGcatatcaatgtgttttttcaacAGCTGAAAAGGTTGAACTTCCTGTGTCTGTAGTAAAAAGTGCAGCTCTAAACATTTTCTAGTTTGCTTTCACACCAGATGATCTCAGTTTATCTTATAAGCGTCAGTGATTTACATTTTCTCAGAAAAGCGTCAGctatttagatttttcttccctttttgcTGACAGAACTCCTGTTATTGCATCAGTCATACTCCTACAGAAaggacattatttatttttgttgtacttaATTTGATCCCCATAACTCTTTTgataatatatatcaatatacTGCATGACAATTTACAGTTGATTTGATTTGAgtccttttcttttccattacaGTATTGGACAACTCTATAGGGTCCAAAAGGTCTGATCGAACCTTCAGTGCCccctgaaatacattttcttaatgaTTAATGCATATGATAATGAAATGATTGACCACATGAAAATGAGAATGACTGAAGCTTTTTGCACGTCGCACCAAAAGTAATGTCAGTGCAGGCAGTTGTTGTATACCACACTTGATCCTAGCCAAAAGGCAGAGACACAATGTAGTTATTCTGTTAAACCTTCTACTTcttaaaagtatttgttttcacacactTTGTAATGTTGTTGTGTCAACTTTAATGTGACACAGTGTATCAAACATTCCTTTAACATTCAAACCAAGTATCTGTGAGTAAATGTGTCTCCTGTTCCCTGCAGCACCACTGCCGGCGGTGCGGCCGGTGTTTCTGTGATAAGTGCTGCAGTAAGAAGGTGGCTCTGCCTCGGATGTGCTTCGTGGATCCGGTGCGGCAGTGCGCTGAGTGCAGCCTCGCCTCGCAGAAAGAGATGGAGTTCTACGACaagcagctcaaagtgcttctGGGAGGTGAGAAGTCCAGCCTTAGACTATTATTTTTAACTGTGAATCACCTTCATTCAGGGTTTGTAACATTGAGAAAATAGGGTTAAATATGGTATGGACACGGTGAACATTACTGTCTACTTTCCAAATTACAAAAGTGAAATGACAAATGGAACAGATactcaaaatacttttttgttgtaGGTAGTGATGTAAATTGACGAGccccttgctttttttttcaaccagaATAATTCAACAATTGTCAGAaaattgtttattatattttcaataCAAAGTCTCATATTTTAAATGCTTGTTTTATGAGCAGCCGTTAAAGAACCCCTCAAAACATCCAGTTATAGCTGCCATATAAGTCAAAGAACAACATTAAATCAGCTCCTTTGAGAAGCTTAAACTAGCTACCTCAGTTTATGACCCTTTGACCTGAAACATGTCCCATGACACGCACTGTTACATTCTAACCAGATACAGAGtgcccctcccctcctcctgccCTGATAATgcattgtgttgttgtgggtCAATGAGTGGCTATAAATACACAGCAGCAGCTCGTGATAAAAAATCCATCAGCATCCCGGAGCTGCAGCCTGTCAGGCTCCTGCTTTATTGATGATGGAGTTATGAATAGATCAGCAGGAAGGCGAAACTCTATTTATTGATGCAGTGTCTTTTGTGCAAAGCTGCCtgacaattaaatgaaaatacaatatgaTGAACTTAGCTCAGTAGAAGGGCTCAGTTTAACTGCTGTGTTGCGAAAGCTACAGAGTTAATGTTCCCGTCTTTAAAGTTTACCACATGTGAACTTGTTCCTCTTTCCAGGCGGCTCCTTTGTCGTCACTTTGGGAACGTCGGAGAAATCTGAAACCATGACGTGTCGCCTCTCCAACAATCACAGGTCAGCTTTAAAATCCTTATTATATGTGTGATATGCAAAGAGCCAAAGATAACAACATCTTGCGTACACAGATATTTCTCTTGACgtatacaaaacatgtattaaatgtGGATCTGAATCATaagctttgtgtttcttttatcaAACTCCAGGTATTTGTTCCTGGACGGTGAAAATCACTTTGAGGTGGAGCTGTCTCGGATCTCCAGCATGCAGATCCTGACAGACGGGTCGAGTCCAGGAGGTGAGACAAATACAAATCCCAtgcatataaatacatatttcttatgcgtgtttgttgctttttattgtaCTGATGTGGATTGCTAAAAATGAACGGTCGTTTATCGTCTTCTTTTGTATAAATGACTGAAAACTATggtcatgttttttctttcttgattGATGAACTAAACATCTGCATAATCTAATGATTACAACTTTTTTCTCCAAACTAACCCGAACAAACTCTTTCCCCTCTAttgcttttttcttcctctgggCTCAGAGAGCGACATTCACACGTACACCAGCCTGCTGGACAGTCAGTATCTCTCTGAAGGTTAGCGTTAGCGTCAATCCGGTGTCATCATCGTCACTCcatgcttctctttttttttcccagaTCTCATTTGTCTTGGCTTTTCATTTGTATGTGCATGAAGCTGCATGAAAAGGAGAAGTCACTAGAACTGTACTGAaagttttttatgtttaaagcTTTTATTGAGGTCCGTCTTAATATATCACCACAACAGAATCCTCTTTTGGATTAGCGAGATTCAATGGATGAAATGTTAGTATTTTCTGGGtaataaattaagttatgtaatgaatatacattttcacAAGAGTGCTGCAAGATCCCCCTTAATACTACAAAAACAGTACAGTTTTAACAGCAGTCTAAATGGTTTTTGGCAAACTTAACTCCATCAAATAGGGATTGAAAGGGATGAACCTGACATTACTACATTAGACACAAGTTACAAACACTCCTAGAAAGCCACCAGTGGAATCTTATTCTACAGATAGTATGTGTAGAGTAATCTGCAGCAGTGCAGGAATACCAAGTTTAAACCGAATGAAAAGACacgcaaaacaaaaagaagctgCGTGGCTTTTAAATGTAGGAGTTAGAATTATAATGTCCAcgttttatttaaggttttcaGTGCAGCCGTTAAAAGTACTATCCTGCTTCATGTTTTTACGGAAAACAAAACACCAGTTAATCCCAAGGAGCGTGCATCGTTTGTCCAATAACTCCTTTCCCCTCCTGCATGCAGCCTGTGTGTCTCAAAGACTCATCCTTCTCTGTCTGGTGCATCATCTTATCTTTAAAGTTGTGTTCACGCATTGATTTAGAAAACGTAATCtcatttgtgttgtatttttattcccCTGACATCTGCGTGTCTGTGAAAGCATGTATCACTGTTAAGAGTTTGTTATTGAAGTGTTCAGACTGACATCTTGACaatgtttgatgtgtttgtatttcctttgtttatcactcaataataaaatgcaggtgtttttaatttacacaaaaaactagacaaaaaaatctgatcattttgcagctttttttttacagtagaAAATGTCAAACCTCTTTCCCAAAGTATGACttaagcaagaaaaaaaagagacttgaAAATGTCGAGATAACTTTATAAATATCTGAAGGAATGTCAGTAGTGTCTGATAGTTTTGGAATTCAAaagaatgacaaaataaatgttctttgaTAAACGGGCTTATTTAGTTTATCCCAtcaatcgtgtgtgtgtgtgtgtgtgtgtgtgtgtgtgtgtgttctgcgcAGGAGGGACGTCACGGGCTAGTGGCATGCTGCTCCACTACAAGCCGATGGGCTCCCAGGATGCAGAGCAGCTGAAGGTGGAGGCTGCAGACGACAGGAAGGCGGCCTCGCTGTGGCTCGCTGCCATGcacaaggtaacacacacacaagaggcaAACTCAAAGTCGATGCCTGAATCGTTTGTGCTCAGACTCATCACATTATTAAGACTTAACTACTTCCTGGGCTGGTCTTTATTTGTTAGATTTTTAAATACTATAATATTGTTATACGGCAGAAATGTTGTCTTTCTCTGGGTTTTGAAGACTGCATTACAATAAAGTAATGGTATTTTCTTAACTTTCCAACCTCGTATTCAAAAGACTTACTGTAATATGCACAAAAGCTACAACTTCATTGTAAAAATCGAAAGTCCgaagctcctccaacagtgcatgataaaatatacttaagacataaaaagaagaataaaacaaagcaagagGTGAAAGAGAAACAACGGCCTCTCCTCTGGCGCCCCCTTCAGGTCAAAGCTGAAACTGTTGCAGAATAAGAAAGATTGTCAAATTGTTGTAGTAGTTTATTAAATACATCATTATTGTTAGTTTTATGATGCGTACTGAGCTGGTGTGAGGGTCTGTCTTAGAACATCTGACTGTCATAGTCGCCAAACTTGAGACCGCATAATAAGGACGGATTCTGAACCATAGAAGGGAGTCTGGGACTTCCAGGTCTTTGTTTGCTGCAATCTGATGAGTCTACATTTCTTTCACTTATGAAAGGAACGACAGAAAAAATTGGGATTGTTTGCCGATGAGTCAAAGTGCAGCTGTGGAAGTTTCTATTTTCCTCCTGcattaacatgttttcattatacATCCCTCTTCCTCCCAGGCGGCCAAACTGCTGTATGAAGCCCAGGATCAGTGACCTGCAGATGGACCCTTCACACCCAAGTGtttgtaccccccccccccggcttTGGTATCATTTGGATTTTTATTAACGCCATTTCTGATTCCGCTCTTTCCGTCTGATTTCTCATTGGCTCCTGATACCAGTTCTCGTCATGGCAAATCTGCAAGAAATGTTTATATAAGCAAGGAAACACTTTACCTCTTTAACCCAAACTTTGTACATCATGTTTACCACAAACGAGAGGATTGTTCTTCTTATTTTGTTGCTTTAATACATACATCAGGGCATaatgtttttacataaataaaggaACAGCCTGAGCAGAGACAACGCAGGAAATATGCGTACCAGTTTAAGTTAGTATCTGGATTTTGGGAGATTTTAATTCCTGTGTTTTCACTTTGTCAGATTTAACGGTTGTTTTTTCAGCCTCAAGATcctttaaaactgtttaacTATAACATTataacacacattcataccTTTCATAACTTCAGAGATGCAGTCAAACTTCAGATCGAGGCACACCGTTTGATTCAATAATAACTTTATATGCTGCAGTTAATTTTACTCTTGGGATTGAATTCCTggaagaaatgaagaaacactTTACAGGTCCTAGAAgggatcattttttattatgctGAGCCTTCTTCCACAGAGGTCAGATAAACCGCAACAAGTGGGGACTGGGTGTCTCAAAGGACCGTTAGCAGC encodes:
- the zfyve21 gene encoding zinc finger FYVE domain-containing protein 21 isoform X1, whose protein sequence is MSALPDGKKLVRSPSGLRMVPENGAFHSPLSLNEPQWVPDKECARCMQCDTKFDFIRRKHHCRRCGRCFCDKCCSKKVALPRMCFVDPVRQCAECSLASQKEMEFYDKQLKVLLGGGSFVVTLGTSEKSETMTCRLSNNHRYLFLDGENHFEVELSRISSMQILTDGSSPGESDIHTYTSLLDSQYLSEGGTSRASGMLLHYKPMGSQDAEQLKVEAADDRKAASLWLAAMHKAAKLLYEAQDQ
- the zfyve21 gene encoding zinc finger FYVE domain-containing protein 21 isoform X2; the protein is MSALPDGKKLVRSPSGLRMVPENGAFHSPLSLNEPQWVPDKECARCMQCDTKFDFIRRKHHCRRCGRCFCDKCCSKKVALPRMCFVDPVRQCAECSLASQKEMEFYDKQLKVLLGGGSFVVTLGTSEKSETMTCRLSNNHRYLFLDGENHFEVELSRISSMQILTDGSSPGGGTSRASGMLLHYKPMGSQDAEQLKVEAADDRKAASLWLAAMHKAAKLLYEAQDQ